The sequence below is a genomic window from Bos javanicus breed banteng chromosome 21, ARS-OSU_banteng_1.0, whole genome shotgun sequence.
AGAAAAGAAAACGGACCATAGGTCAGTGTATCACTTGGTCTCTGTCACGAAAACCTCTGATCTGAACCCTAAAGAAATTACGCGCACACTTCTTTACACTTTTCCCACTTCTGTTTATTCTTCCTTCTCAGGAAAACCATTGATAAGTGCCTTTCACAGGGGAGGGAAGGCAATGCTGGAAGTGTTCTCAGGATCCCAGGCTGGATTCTCAGGTGGTAACCTAGGAAGCCAGAGATCCAGGAGACCAGACCCTCAGGGTCCTGGAGCTGGGGCCACCCCCTAATGAGAAGTTCGAGGGCAGCTCCACATGGGGCCCTGTGCTCTTCTTCTCAGCCCACGTTGCTCATCAGGGTCTGGGCCTGCTTTAAGTCTGCagtggggagaggcaggcaggtggcAGCAGTTAGGCGGGACCTCAGGGCGCCCCTTACCCTCCCGATACAGCCGAGCCTCACCTGCCAGGAGGACCTGGAACTTGTCTGCTGAGAGGGACATGGCAACAGGCTGGGCCGGGGCACCTGGGGAAGCGGCCACCTCCAGCCGCAGGTGTACCAAAGGCTCTTCCACGGTGCGCAGCAGGCTAGAGCTCAGGGTGTAGTCCACCCGCCAGCCCACGCCTACCAGCCTGTTCACTGCGAGACCGAGAGGGGATTGAGGTGACAGGCCGGGGAGCCAGGCGGCCCAAGCCCTCACCTTGGCTCAGCCCCAAACCCTCCAGGGCTCTGTGGCCTTTGAGCTCTCATCCCTCTGACCCAGGAAGTCAGATTACCCAGGGCAGGTCTCAGAGCAGAGAAACCCGGGCTGGAGCCAGGAATCCCAGCCCTGTGACTGCTTGACGTGACGTGGTTAAGTATCCTTTCTGAGGATAAACACCTCCCAAACCACAGGCGCCTTCCAGAAGGaagcccagccccaccctgcacTCACCCCGCAAGCTGCAGGCCCGCAGGCGTGCCTGCAGGGAGCTCTGCTTCTCCTCGTAGCAGCGACAGAGGCTGGCCGCGTGCTCTGGGGACAAAAGGAGGCCCCCTGAGCTAGCAGGTGGGGGCTCGGGCTCAGGTGGCTCAGAGCGCAGGTCTCAGGCTCCTGGCCCAGAGAAGGCAAGGTGtgtcccagggtcacacagcctgcCCTCTGCCCAGGTCACCCTCCTGCCTGCCCTCGTCCCCGTA
It includes:
- the COMMD4 gene encoding COMM domain-containing protein 4; its protein translation is MRFRFCGDLDCPDWVLAEISTLAKISSVKLRLLCGQVLKDLLGGGIDYEKILKLTMDARFESGDVKATVAVLSFILSSAAKHSVDGESLSSELQQLGLPKEHAASLCRCYEEKQSSLQARLRACSLRVNRLVGVGWRVDYTLSSSLLRTVEEPLVHLRLEVAASPGAPAQPVAMSLSADKFQVLLADLKQAQTLMSNVG